Proteins found in one Phoenicibacter congonensis genomic segment:
- a CDS encoding ABC transporter permease codes for MMKKFSGLCKKYWPTALIFVGLVVLYCVLANNKLVNAYLFPSSDMVWKAFMDNKDQFIPNMFASFKLLVPSIFFALLIALVLGAIMGLNERIREILHPVIYAFSVIPAILLSPFVLMLAPSIFVASVILIVYNIVWATLFATITGIMTIDKRYLDKARTLEIRGVKRFFKVILPAASPAILAGFVNSLRSSFLMLVFAEMYGAGEGMGYFVKKYADLGIFANTWAGFIFMVVVLIVVMQIFETIKKRMLRWTID; via the coding sequence ATGATGAAGAAATTTAGTGGCCTATGCAAAAAGTATTGGCCAACCGCCTTAATTTTTGTTGGGTTGGTTGTTTTATATTGTGTATTGGCTAACAACAAACTGGTTAACGCCTATCTTTTCCCATCGAGCGATATGGTTTGGAAAGCGTTCATGGATAATAAAGACCAGTTTATCCCCAATATGTTTGCAAGTTTCAAACTGCTCGTGCCTTCAATTTTCTTTGCTTTGTTAATTGCTCTTGTTCTCGGTGCAATTATGGGTCTCAACGAGCGCATTCGTGAGATTCTTCATCCTGTAATTTATGCATTTTCTGTCATTCCAGCGATTTTGCTTTCCCCTTTTGTTCTTATGCTCGCCCCTTCAATTTTTGTAGCGTCAGTCATTTTGATTGTCTACAACATTGTTTGGGCAACTCTCTTTGCAACAATTACTGGAATTATGACGATTGACAAGCGCTATTTAGACAAAGCCCGAACTCTTGAAATTAGGGGAGTAAAGCGGTTTTTTAAGGTAATTCTTCCTGCTGCAAGTCCTGCAATTTTAGCTGGTTTCGTAAACTCCCTCAGAAGTTCATTTCTGATGCTCGTTTTTGCAGAAATGTACGGCGCGGGCGAAGGCATGGGCTACTTCGTAAAGAAATATGCTGACCTTGGAATCTTTGCTAACACATGGGCTGGTTTTATTTTC